The Candidatus Manganitrophaceae bacterium sequence CAGGGCATCTTCACCCTCACCGATGATCCCGATGACCCCCTCGGGCAGTCGTCGGATGATCTCCTTTGAAAAGACCGAGAATCCCCCCCCGCCCACAATCATCTGTATCTTTGGAAAGCCCTTTCGAATCAGCTTGAAATAAGAAAAATGTTCATTCAGATTTCCATAATAGAGCCACAGAGACCGAAGCCCTTCGATTGCGGCAATCAGTTTCTTGATCGGGTTGAAGGAGTAGTAGAAATCGAAGGCAAATTTAAGAGCGCCGTCTCCTTCATGGGGGGCAAAGACTTGAATATCACGCCAAGAGAAGGCAATCAGATCAGGCTGAAAGGATGAGACCAGATCCCGAAGCGCAGCTTTTCGCTGGTGGCGAGGAATTAGAGAGAGGTCCAGGATTTTCTGGGGCGCCTCGGGGTGCCGCTGGTGGAGAAAATGGGCGAGATAGGTCAGGCCCAGGGGATAAATCTTCTTGCAGGGGAGAAAAACGTAAAGGACTGCCTTTGGCCGCATACCACCTCCAGAAGGAGTCTATCGGAGAAATAAAGAATCTACTACAGTGATGGAAAATAGGCCCATTTTTCAGGTGATCTTCGTTAAATAGCGGTGCCATTCGCCTCGTTACGACCCTTTTTCTCCGGCAGGCTCCAAGAAACTCACGGTAACACGGTCCTCAACACTCATGCAAGTTATCTCCAAACCGAAAGATCCTATCACGGACCCTAAGTTCCTATTTTTAATTGACGACAAGAAAATAAACATTGTAAGATGTCTGACTGACATTGAAGCGCCAACCAGTCCAGACAGTCGCATAAATCAACACTCAATCTGATAGTGATCACAAGGAGGAATAAAAAAGATGGTACTCGTAAACAGACAAGCTCCGGATTTTACCGCAAAGGCCGTTAAGGGGAGTGAAGTGATCGATGACTTTAAACTCTCTTCCTTGAGAGGAAAGTATGTCGTGCTCTTCTTCTACCCGCTTGATTTTACCTTTGTCTGCCCGACTGAGCTGCATGCTTTTCAGGAAAAACTGGAAGATTTTAAAAAGAAAAATGTCGAAGTCATCGGCGTCTCGACCGACTCCTGGTTTTCACATCTTGCCTGGCTGAAGACCCCAAGGAGTGAAGGCGGGATTGAGGGCGTGACCTACCCGTTGATTTCTGACTTCAACAAAACGATTTCTCGCGACTACGATGTCTTGTTTGACGGTTTAGGGGCCGCTTACCGGGGATTATTCCTGATCGACAAGGAAGGCATCGTGCAACACCAGGTCGTCAACAATCTCCCTCTGGGACGAAACATCAATGAAGCCCTTCGCATGGTTGATGCCCTGCAGTTCACCGAGGAGCATGGTGAAGTCTGCCCCGCCAACTGGAATCAAGGCGACAAATCAATGAAACCGAACGATGCCGGCCTGAAAGAATATTTCACTTCGTAAGACTCATTTTACCACTCATTTAGGAGGATGTTTAAATGGCGACATCTGAATGTTCAAAATGTGGCATGGGCGTTAACGCAACTTGTGCTAAATGTGATGCCCCGCTTGTTGATGATATCTTGAAACTGGATGGCGGAAAAGAAGTACAGATTTCAAAATGTCCAAATGATCATGGTAAGATCAAATCCCCCATGTGTTGTGGTGAGGATATGAGCTGCAAGGTCAGCTGATTCCTGACAATTCAGTAATTTCCTCAGAAGTCCCCCATGCCTTTTTACCGGTTTGGGGGATTTCTGCTTCAGAGGTCTTCTGCAAGTGACAGTACTGCTTAGCTTGGGAATAAGGGTGATTTCACGGAGAAGAAAAGGGATAATCAAGCTTCATGGCCCCGCGCACGCGGAGCATCGTCTCTCTGGCCACTGTCCTGGCGCGGTGAGTTCCCTTGATTAGAATTTCATCGATCTTCTTGTCGTCCTGCTCATATTTGGCACGCCGTTCGCGGATCGGCAAAAGAAATCGGTTGAGGGCCTCTACAAGTAAGCGCTTCACCTCGACATCGCCAACCGTCCCTTTTTCATAACGGACTTTTAAGGCAGCGACCTCTTCCTTGTCAGGATTGAAAGCATCATGATAGGTAAAAACTGGGTTCCCCTCCACATGTCCCGGATCTGTGGCACGGAGGCGTGTCGGATCGGTATACATCCTCATGACCTTTTTCTCAACCGTCTTGGCATCATCAGAAAGGTAGATTGCGTTGCCAAGGC is a genomic window containing:
- a CDS encoding peroxiredoxin, which translates into the protein MVLVNRQAPDFTAKAVKGSEVIDDFKLSSLRGKYVVLFFYPLDFTFVCPTELHAFQEKLEDFKKKNVEVIGVSTDSWFSHLAWLKTPRSEGGIEGVTYPLISDFNKTISRDYDVLFDGLGAAYRGLFLIDKEGIVQHQVVNNLPLGRNINEALRMVDALQFTEEHGEVCPANWNQGDKSMKPNDAGLKEYFTS